The stretch of DNA GAATAAGTTGAGAAGCACTAAAAACTAAATTATTAGTATCAAGAGGAATACCAATCACACCATCGTATTCATCAGCTACTGTAGCAGTTTCTCTCTTTTGTTCTACTTGCCAAGCTTTAATTATTTGTTTAATAGTGAAATCTTTTAATTTTTTCGGTTGATGTAAATAAACTTGACGTGCCTTTTCCAAACTAGCAACAGGTAAATTAGGTAGAGAAGTTGGTTTTAATCCCAAACGAGTCAAATAAGGACTTGGTAATATAGATTCTTGTTTAATTAATTGAGGATAAGAAAAAATAATTTTTGTTTGGGGTACTGCTAATAAACTATAAAAAGCAAGTGCTTCTCGATTAGTTATTGTCACAGCAGTTTCGATCCGAAATCCCTGTTTAACTAATTGCTTGCGTTCAAAAAAATCTAAAATCGAATCATTCGTAATAGTAGTCGGAAAAATTCCTTCTCCTGTACCTAACACAAAAACATAATTATATTTAGCTCCCAATAAAGATAAAGGTGTGTGTAATTCAATCCCACCTCTGCCTGGTTGAGCAGGTACAGTTAATAAAGCAAGAGTATCTCGAATATTTTGAAAAAAATCCGCTTGAGTGAGTATTTCCGCTTCTGGTTGAGCAAGTTGAATTAAAGCCTCTTGAATCTTGTAAAAAGCAACTATTTCCCTAGCCCAACGTTTTCCTTGCTGTCGTACTTGAAATTGTTCGAGGATATTTTGTACAAGTTGTACCCATTCATCTCGACGGTTTCGTTTTGGTAACCGCAACAAAGATAAATCTACTTCTAACTCTTGCCAAGCTGAAAAATTTTGAGGATGTTTTAATTTTGCTTGTTGCCAAATACGATTAGGAAGTTTTCTGGCTAAAGGATGAGAAAGCAATTTAGCTGTCGCTTCAAAGGGAAAATTAGTGTCAATTACTTCTAATAATAGTTTTAACCATGCACCCATGCGGGTATGTTCTAAACCAATAGCATATAAAGCCCGTAGCGGTAAATTGTATTCCCAAGCAATATCTAATAAAGTTGTGCCATATAACTGCTCATCTCTAGCAACTAAAACAATTTCTTTTGCGCTAACTCCTTGATTGAGTAAACTTTTGACTTGAGTTAAAAATCCTCTTACTTCTTCTTCCAAGTTGGGATAAATCTGTAAACTAACGTCTTGAGGTAAAGGTTGTGGATGAAGAAAACACTGTTGTAATTGTTTACCGATTGAATCGTTGTTGATTTGATAGTTGTTGGCTTCAGTGGTTTGGGTGGGTTTTTTGGACGAAATTTGGTTATTTACTCGATTTTTGAAGGTTAAGCTTTTATTTTCTAGTTCTTTGAGCGCAAAATTTATCCCTTTACAATCCCATCCTCTAGCAGTTAAAAACTCAATCCCCTCGCGATTTGAGCTAAAAAGCTCTTCCTCGCCTGTAGGCAAAACCAAAATACTGTCATCTCCTGCCACTGCATCAATTAAAGCTAACTCATCATGAGAAGGATAAAAATAACCGTAAAATAGATAAGATTTTTGATAATTATTAGTTCTAGCAGCTTGCCAAAATAATTCAGCGCAATCAATACATTTTTTTGCTCTTAATTTTTGTTGATAAACTGCGGTGATTGTAGCTAACTGTCTTACTCTAACAGAAGCAGATTGAGCCAAGCTAGTTAAATCTAATTCTTGACTCAATAATTCTTTGATTGCAGGAAAAAATCTTTTAACTGTTCCCTCAAGATCTTTCGGACGAAGAACTTCTTGCAGCGTTTGTCTTAATAACCGATAAGATAATAGAGAAGAAGCAAGCCTGATTCCCTGTTGACGGACAATTGTTTCAGCTAGATTTTCCAAACTAAGATGAGCTACGCCCAAAGTTTTCGCAGTTGTCCGACTTGGGGTAATCACTTGCAGATGAGTAGGAATTGAAAAATTAGCAGGTAAGTTGAATAAGAGGGATTTTTGATTATTCATCCCTCCATTATGCTACTTTTGATTTGCTCTGGTATCTTGTACCGCAGCCCAAAATAAGATTCCTGTTAGAGGAATACTTCCAGCTAGGATTAACCCAGTAGTTAAACCGCCTAAGTCGGGTTCACCAGAAGACAATTCAAATACTGAGCCTACACCTGCGATCGCACTAATACAGCATAAAGCTAAGAAAATACCGCTTTTTACGGTAATTGGTGTCACTTTAGTTTTACTCCTAATTTTTTATTTATCTTTATTATTATTTAACTGGTTTAACGGCACTTACAGCAAAACCTTTCTTTTTCAATTCTTCGGTTAAAGCAATTTCATTTTCTACCCGATCAACAAACATCACTCCATTGAGGTGATCCATTTCGTGTTGAATGGCACGGGCGAGTAAACCAGAAGCTTGTAGTTTACGAGGTTTACCTTGTTCATCTTTAAAAGATACTTCTACCGCTTCCGGTCTAGTTACTTCTAAATATACACCAGGAATACTCAGACAACCTTCTTCAGTAATACACTCTTGACTACTAAAACGAGTAATTTTGGGATTAATCAAAACTAAAGGTGGATGATCAGGATTATCAAGTTCGCAGTCAATCACAATTAACTGCTTATTAACACCTACTTGGGGTGCTGCCAAACCAATGCCATCGGCACTATACATAGTTTGCAGCATTTCTTTAATCAATTGACGGATGCTGTCGTCTACTTTTGCAATCCGTTTAGCTGGCTGACGCAAAACGCGATCGCCTAAATAGTGAATTTCTAAAGGTGGTTGCTTTAACTTTTTCTTTTCTACTGTGACTAAGGTAGTCATGAATCTCTTGATAATAAATATTTTTACCTAACTTAATTTTATCGTTACTTCACCGATGATTAGGAAGTCAACAAATAATTCATCTATCATAGCGAAAATACTAAAATTATTTAAAAAAAATAATTTGATTGATAATTATTTACAACCATAAAAATTTATAATTTTCCCGATCAAGTGAGGCGAATAATTGAGTATTGTTCGAGATTTAAGAGATGAGTTATCGATTAAATTGAAAATAGCTATTTCAGATGCGATCGCTTCTCCATAACTTTCACCCAGATAAAATCCTCTAATACTTTCAAGTATTGGTTTTGAGAGCTACAAAATTAGTAATTAAAGATATTCTCCATGAATTTCCTCTAAGATAGAATTTTTAGCTTATTATATTCCATATCATAAGAAATAATTTCCAAATTTTCTGTCATTCTACTGTTATTTTATTACGGAAAATGTGTGTAAACGTTGTTTAATTCTACTTGACTTTAGGCTAAGTAGTTTTTGCATAAACAAGTATTTTTTTTGATAGCTAGGAATCAATAGCCACTGTTGATAATATTCAGTAACAATATTTTTAAAGAAAAATATCCATTGACTAAGAACCTTTTCAGTAGTAACTTCTTGTTTACGTTTTTGATAATTATTAAGCATTTGACAGTAAAAATCACTATCCGTCTTTAAGCGTCTAACTGCTGCAATTGCCTCATCAATAGAATTGATCGAAAGAAAATCTAGCTCACTTTTTCTAACTGCTACAAATGATGATTCTGGAGTTAAAATTCCTGGTACTCCCGCGTGCCAACAATTTAGTAATTTAATAAATCCTTTATTAATATATTGATTATTCCTAAAACTTCTCGCTGCAACAATAACATCAAGCTTTGTATAATCGTTCCATTGATTAACTTCAAAAATTGGCAGCCATTTACAACCTAAACTAGATAAAGATTCAATCCAATACTGAGATTTTAGTTCTTGAGCTAATTGACTTCTACTACCTATATAAGCAACGTTTTCTACTGTAAATTTACGTTCTTGATTTCGAGGAATAAGATTAGGTATTGGCCAATGAGCTATATAGTAAGGCTTCCAAACAGAATTGTAATTCAATTGATAATCTTGAGGATTATGAACTACGTGAATATGTGCTGAAGGATGATATTCGCGATCGCTCTTGGCACAAATCAACATAGTATTAGTTAAAAACTGAGCATTGTCACCTAATGTATCTCTATCTGCTATTACTATTCCTTGTCGGTCAATAGTATTAGTAATTTCACAAGAAACTCCTGCGTTTTTTAAGTGAAAATAAGTTTGTGCTATCCAAGCTGTAAAATTACTGTGTTCTCCTTCCCAAGAATCCTTATAATTACTTTGTAATAATTTTTTTTTATTTTCAGTAGGAGCGTAAAAATAGATTTTTTCCATGATTATAATAGCTTTTCAAACATTAGAGTAAATCTAATCCTTGCCAGCCAGCTTATTAATTGTTGGAATACAAAATCGTTCGTTATCCTAACACCAGAATCTAATTTTCTTAGAGCTTTGTTTCTAAAATGTTACGTTCCACATACTAAAACTAATCTAAAAACAAAAAACTTAATTTCTATTTATTTAAAGATTGTTGTCTTTGCCTTTGTTTCTCTAGCTGACGAGCTTTTTTTTCTGGAGTTAATTTGTCGTAGCAATGAGGACAAGAAACAATAGGTTCATAATAAGGAGAAGTTTTATCTAATTCTGAAATAGGATGTCCACAAGCATAACAAAGATCGTAACTTCCTGCTTCTAATCCTTGTTTAACTGTAACTCGTTCGTCAAAAACAAAACATTCTCCTTCCCATAAACTTTCTTCAGCAGGAATTTCTTCTAAATATTTCAGTATGCCACCTTTGAGGTGAAAGACTTCTTGAAATCCTTGGGAAAGCAAATAAGATGAAGCTTTTTCACAACGAATTCCCCCTGTACAAAACATAGCTACTTTTTGATGTTTTTGAGGATCAAGATTTTTAGCTACATATTCGGGAAATTCTCGAAAAGATTGCGTTTGAGGATTATTAGCTCGCTTAAAAGAGCCTATTTCTACTTCATAATCGTTTCTAGTATCAATTACGACTACTTCAGTATCTGAAATAATTGTATTCCATTCTTGAGGAGTAACATATGTTCCTACTTTTTGACTAGGAGCTACTTCAGATATACCAAAAGTGACAATTTCTGATTTGATTTTTATTTTCAGTCGTTCAAAAGGAAATACTTCACTATAAGATTCTTTGTGTTCTAAGTCGGCAAAATTAGGCTCGCTACGAAGATAAGCTAAAACGCAATCAATATTTTCTCTACTACCTGCAATTGTGCCATTAATGCCTTCGGTAGCTAAAAGAATAGTTCCTTTTAGATCATGTTTTTGACAAAATTCTCCTAAAGATTGCCTTCTTTCTGCTAAATTTTCAAGAGAAACAAATTTATAAAATGTAGCAATAACTATAGTCATTTTTGTTGCTAATAATTTTAATTGATAATAAATTATAGGTTAATTGTCACGTCAGAAAGAAATGTCGAGCTTTTAGTATAATTATTAATTATTGATTGTTTGTCGACAGCCTTTACACTGATAAACCCAGATAGATTGAGCGGTTGGTAGTGTTTTTTGTTAATTGAATAGTTAGTTTGATTGAATCACAAATTAAAAAGTAATTACACTACGAATAGACTCACCTTTGTGCATCAAATCAAATGCATCATTAATTTTATCTATTGGCATTACATGAGTTACTAAATCATCAAGATTAATTTTCCCTTCCATATACCAGTCAACAATTGTGGGTACGTCAGTACGTCCTCTAGCACCGCCAAAAGCACTACCTTTCCAGACTCTTCCTGTTACTAACTGAAAAGGACGAGTACTAATTTCTTCTCCTGCACCTGCTACTCCTATAATGACAGAAACACCCCAACCTTTATGACAGCATTCTAAAGCTTGACGCATCACTTTAACATTGCCAATACATTCAAAACTATAATCAGCACCACCATCAGTTAACTCTACTAAATGAGCAACTAAATCTCCTTCTATTTCTTGAGGATTGACAAAATGAGTCATGCCGTATTTTTCTGCTAAGGCACGCTTGGCAGGATTGAGATCTACGCCAATAATTTTACTAGCACCTACCATCTTTGCCCCTTGAATCACATTTAAACCAATGCCACCCAAACCAAATACAACTACATTTGCACCAGGTTCAACTTTAGCCGTATTTACGACTGCCCCAATGCCAGTAGTTACGCCACAACCAATCAAACAAACTTTATCAAAAGGAGCATCTGAACGAATCTTAGCGACTGCAATTTCTGGTAAAACTGTATAGTTAGAAAAAGTAGAAGTTCCCATGTAGTGAAAAAGTTTTTGCCCGTCGAGGCTAAAGCGACTTGTTCCATCGGGCATGACTCCTTGTCCCTGAGTTGCTCGAATTGCCTGACAGAGATTCGTTTTCATACTTAAACAATAAGCACATTGACGACATTCGGGAGTATAAAGAGGAATAACGTGATCTCCTGGGGCAACACTTTTAACACCTTCCCCTACTTCAACTAATACTCCTGCTCCTTCGTGTCCCAAAATCGAGGGAAATATTCCTTCTGGATCTGCCCCTGAAAGGGTATAGGCATCGGTGTGACAAACACCAGTAGCTTTAATTTCAACTAAAACTTCTCCAGCTTTTGGTGGTTCTAACTGAACAGTTTCAATGGCAAGGGGTTTACCAACTTCTAAGGCTACTGCTGCTTTAACATCCATAATGAATATTCAAATATTCCTAGATTATATTACTATATATTTTTATTAATATCGTTTCTGCTTTGGTTGGCTTTAATATCACTAAAAAAATAATTGGGAACTTAGCCCAAATTTGACCAAATTCCCAATTAACAACTTGATAGTTGAATTGTGTGTTAGTTGTAAACTTTACCGCCACCCCACATAGTGCCACGAATTTTGGGTTGAATCAAAATGTGACCAGCTACTGCTTTTAGATCTTCATCGGTGAGATTTCTCATCATGGGATAGAGATCTGAGCGAGTAGTATTGGGATGTAATTCATAAATATTAGTTTCCCCGTCATAGGTAGTGGGATTTTTCAAATATTCTACTATTCCCTCAATATTATCTTTAGGAGGTTCGGCATTAGCTAGAGCGTTAAGTCCTAGTCCCACATTAGGATTAGTTTTGGTTGTTCCCGATTTATGACAGTAGCTACAACTATCAACAAAGATACGTTGTCCTCGTTTCACTTCTTGAAGAGAGAGAGTAACTTCATCTCCTGCTTCATTTAATCTGACGGTACGAATAGCATCGTCTAATTCCACCGCAGTTGCACTACTAATAGATTGAAACACAAAGAAAATAGTAACTACAGCAACTAAAAATAATCGCTTCAACATGTTTCTCCTCAAAAACTTTGTCTTAATTATTGGATTTTGTGAGAGGTTGTCGCCTCTTGAAATATACCAATAGGATTGATTTATACCCCTGTAATTAAAATCTACAGATCTGCTTGATCGATTAAACCAAAGACACAGATAGTTGCTAACTATCTTGATCATTTAGGTTTTTGGGTTTACTCGCTAAAATTTCGGAAATAACAGCCTTAGCATCTTCTAATGCTAGACAAGTATGTTGGTTTTTGTAGGCAATTTTAAACCGATCGCATAAATGAAATACTTTCTCTACAGGGAGATGATATTCTGCTGCTATGTCCGCAATTGATAAGTCTGCAAAACCCATATTAATGATTGTGATCTGTTGAATAATTAGGATTAATTAATCCGTCATCATAAATATCATGCCATTCAACCGACCCAATTGCAGAAAATTGGGAAATTAAATCTTTTTGTTAAATTTAGTTGGAGCGATTAAATTTCTTTGACTGTCTGATTTACAGCAGGAACGCTAACAGCTAATTCTGAGTGAAGATTAACTACCCTACCAATAACTGCGATCGCTGGAGCTTCAAATCCTGTCTTTTTGACTTGTTCAACAATTGTCTCTAGAGTTCCAATCAATTCTTCTTGTTCTGGTCGAGTTCCCCACCGAATTAAAGCAATTGGCGTGTGGAGCGATAGCCCTCCTGCTAATAACTCAACAATGATATTACTTAGGTTGTGAACTCCCATATAAATTACAATGGTTTCTGAGCCAAGTGCGATCGCTTTCCAGTTGACGTGTGGACGATATTTTCCTGTCATTTCATGTCCTGTTACAAAAGTTACCGAAGAACTATACCCTCGATGAGTAACAGGAATTCCTGCATAAGCAGGAGCAGCGATACCTGCCGTAATACCTGGCACTACTTCTACTGGTATTCCAGCTTGAATTAAATCTGCCATCTCTTCGCCACCACGTCCGAACACAAAAGGATCTCCGCCTTTAAGTCTGACCACGACCGCATATTCTTGCGCTTTAGTAATTAGAAGCTGAGTTGTTTCTGCTTGTAGTTTAGAATGACGACCCCGCCGTTTACCTGCATTAATTTTTTCAGCTTTGGGGTTAATCATTGCCAAAATTGCAGGACTTACTAATGCGTCATAAATGACTACTTCAGCATTTTCCAGGAGAGTTTTGCCTTTAATTGTCATTAAACCAGGATCGCCTGGTCCTGCCCCAACAAGATAAACTTTACCTGGATAAGATTGTGATTGTGGCTGATTCATTGTACTGCTCCTTCCAGGATTAAATTAGCTAGTTCTACAGTTGCTCCTAAAGGTTGGTCGAGAATCAAATTTACCCCAGGAAAATCTTGTTGTAATTGCTCTACTTGAGTTGCGATCGCATCGGTTATTTTCCCTGGAAACAAAAAATAGGGTAAGATCACCAGGTTTTGTTTACCCTGCTCAACTAATGTCGCGACACTTTCCGCTAGATTTGGTGAACTAGACCAATAAGCAACCGTTGCTTGTAATCGCTCTGCCAAGATTTGACAAGGTTGATTGCCTTTTTGCAGACGACTACCATGAGCTAGTAAAATTTTGCCATCTCTTGCTTGGGAATTAAATTTGTAACGGTCAACCCCGTCAAATTTGTGACGCAAAAGCTCGAACATTTTGACATAACTACCGAGATAAGAACACAAGTTTAAACTAATCTGTCCATTTAAAATCTGTTGAGCTTGATTAACTTGAGTAGGTAAATCGACAGTGACGTGAATTCCTGGTAGCAAAAACAAAGGCAAAAGCATTACTTGTCGATACCCTAACTGCTGGGAACGTCGAGCAAAATTAACAATACTTTCCGCCAAAGATAAAGGAGAAAATTCTAAACAAGCATAATCAACCAGAGGCAATTTCTGCCTTTCTAAAATAACAATTTTTTGCTTCCGTGTTATTACTGAATTAGTCCCTAAGTATTTTCCTCGATCTAAGATAGCATTAGTAGTTAATTGCTGACGTAATAAATCAGTGAGTTTAGTCAATGCTAAATGCTGCCGATGGTCGCGACTACCATGAGCTATTAATAAATAAGACCGATGCCAGGAAATAGTATTCAAAAGTTATTTAACTTTGAGGAAGAAACGATTATCATATCTCAAAAAGTATATCTCAATAAATTTACAGTTTTGTAGCTAATGATATATCTTGCTTTCTTACCGTAAAAATACGAACATAATAGAAAAAATAGGTCAGAAAAAATACATAAAATAATCTTAGTAAAACAAACTCATAACTATGACAAATAATTATCCAGCCAACAACTCCAATAATTACAATTATCCCTCGGAAGTATCATCAGCCTCAAGGGAAGCAATTGATGTAAATATAAGTGGATATTTAATTAAATTACGTCGACGCTGGAAATTAGCTCTAGCTGTATTTTTGCTGACTGCTGGTGTCACTACTGCGTTAAGTTTATTATTACAAAAAACCTATCAAGCCCAAGGAAAATTACTCTTTAAACAAAATTCTACTGCTTCTTTAACAGGAGTAGGAGAAAATGTCGGAGAATTAAAACCTCTGTTAGTCAATCAGAGTCCTTTAAGTACTCAAATTGAGGTGATTACTTCTACTCCCGTGATCCAACAAACTATCGATAAACTTAAATTACAAGACGATCAAGGTAAACCAATTAAACCAAAAGATTTTGAAAAAAAATTAAATATTGAACTCGTTGGTGGAAGTGATGTTGTTGAAATTACTTATGCTCATCCGAATCCCAAAGTTGCTGCCGATGTGGTCAATACATTAATGAATACATACATCAACGAACAAATTAGAGCTAATCAATCTGAACCAGCTTCTGCGCGTGAATTTATTAATAAACAATTACCACAAATAGAATCTCAGGTTAGTCAAGCTGAATCGGAATTACGCAACTTTAAAGAATCAAACCAAGTTGTTAATTTGACCAGGGAAGCAGAAAGTACTGTGGTACAAATGGCTAACCTTAATAGTGAAATAGCTAACGTAGCAGCCCAATTACAGGGAACAATGGCTCAATCAGAAGCCCTACAAAGTCAACTTAATTTAAATCTTAATCAAGCGATCGCAGCTAATCAATTAGGAGCTTCTCCAGTAGTTGACGGTTTATTAAAAGAAATGGCGACTGTAGAATCAGAATTAGCCAAAGAAAGACAGCGTTTTTTAGATAATCATCCCAGCATCAAGAGTTTAGAAGAAAAGAAAGCTTCTCTAAATCAAGAATTAAAAAATTTAATCAGTCAAAATGTTGGTCAAGGAGTAGAAATTTCAGAAGGTTTATTTAACAATGATGGTCTCAAAGAAAATCAATTAGAAAAATTTATTACTTTAGAAATAGATAAAATTAATCAACAAAGACAATTATCTTCTTTATATCAAACTCAACAAAGCTATCTAGAACGCGCTCAAAAATTACCTAGTTTAGAACAAAAAGAAAAAGATTTAATTCGTAAAGTTAAAGCAGCACAAACTACCTACGAAACCTTACTCACCAGTTTACAAGAAGTACAACTAGCTGAAAATCAACAAAATGGTAACGCTCAGATTATTGAGTTAGCTAAATTACCAGAAAAAGGTAGCTCAGGCAGAATCGCGTTCATGCTTGTGGGTATCTTACTAGGATTATTGTTATCTAACTTGTCGGTTATTTTAGTAGAAATGCAAGACCGCAGCCTGAAAACTGTGGCAGAAATCAAAAATAAATTTGGCTACAATGTCTTAGGTTTAGTGCCAAAACACGAGGCTGAAGATAATCAAGGCATTATTGTCCACAAACAGCCCGATTCTTTTGCCAGCGAAGTTTATCGCATGATTCAGGCAAATTTAAAGTTTATGAGCCTTGAACATCCGCCCCAAGTAATTTTAGTAACTAGTTCTGTACCAGAAGAAGGTAAATCTACGGTTTCGGCAAACTTAGCTACTGCGATCGCACAATTAGGCAAGCGAGTATTATTAATTGATGGAGATTTAAGAAAACCTTCTCAGCATCATCTGTGGAATTTAGATAATTTTGTTGGTTTGAAAGATGTTATTTCCGCTCAAAAACCTCTTAGTTTAGCTGTATCCAGACCCTTAGAGCAATTAGACTTATTGACGGCAGGAGAAGTTCAATCTAATCCTCTTGCTTTATTAGATTCAGAAGCTATGAGTGAATTAATTAATCAATCAAGACACAAATACGATTTAATTCTAATTGATGCCCCACCTTTACCAGTAACTGCTGACGTTCTTACTCTCAGTAAATTAGTCGATGGTATTGTATTTATTAGTCGTCCAGGAGTAGTCGAACACGAAAGTGCAGAACTTGCCCAAGAAACTTTAGCTAACAGCAACAAAAAAGTTTTAGGCATGGTAATTAATGGCATTAACTCCAAAGAATTTGACCGTTATTCTTACTACGCTAAATACGCGAAAGGTTATTTCCCTAGCCAAAGCAAGCAAAATAATGCGGTCAATAATAACCACAGTCAAGCTAGAGTCTAACTAGATTAGATAATTATTGGCATTTAACTAAAAAAGTTGAAGTTGAGTAATGAGAAGAAAAAAAGCAGGAATCTTGCCGAAATTCTTCTCATTATTATTTATTGGTAGTTTCTTTTAAAGTAAGATTTTAATTTAAAACTCTGTTTACAACCGAACTTGTACAGTATACTGAAGACCTCTAAACAGGCTATGATCAGGAGGACACGGGTGGCAAATTCGATTCGCCACCGTGAGTTGTTTGTGTCGAAGCTATGCTAGTCAACTAAGACTAAGTTAGCTCGATTTTGCCTCTTAACTTATAGCGATCGCCTTTATGACTTTACAATTGCGAGTTTACGTTCCCGAACACCCTTTAATTAAGCATTGGTTAGCTGTTGCTCGTGATGCTGGAACTCCCTCTGTGTTGTTTAAAACTGCGATGACTGAATTAGGACGTTGGTTAAGTTATGAGGCAACCCGCACTTGGTTACCAACGATGCCAACAACGCTACAAACTCCTTTAGCTCAAGCAGATGGAACTTTGATCGATCCAGAAGTACCAATTGGAGTTGTACCGATTCTGCGTGCAGGTTTAGCATTACTTGATGGAGTACAACATATTCTACCAATTGCTTCAACTTATCATTTAGGTTTAGTTCG from Stanieria cyanosphaera PCC 7437 encodes:
- the upp gene encoding uracil phosphoribosyltransferase yields the protein MTLQLRVYVPEHPLIKHWLAVARDAGTPSVLFKTAMTELGRWLSYEATRTWLPTMPTTLQTPLAQADGTLIDPEVPIGVVPILRAGLALLDGVQHILPIASTYHLGLVRNEETLEPSCYLNKLPQKFHPQTRILILEPMLATGGSIMMAMEILTQRGIDPTLVRIVSVVAAPPALKKLSEHYPSLNIYTAIIDEGLNNRGYIVPGLGDAGDRAFGT
- a CDS encoding GumC family protein, with the protein product MTNNYPANNSNNYNYPSEVSSASREAIDVNISGYLIKLRRRWKLALAVFLLTAGVTTALSLLLQKTYQAQGKLLFKQNSTASLTGVGENVGELKPLLVNQSPLSTQIEVITSTPVIQQTIDKLKLQDDQGKPIKPKDFEKKLNIELVGGSDVVEITYAHPNPKVAADVVNTLMNTYINEQIRANQSEPASAREFINKQLPQIESQVSQAESELRNFKESNQVVNLTREAESTVVQMANLNSEIANVAAQLQGTMAQSEALQSQLNLNLNQAIAANQLGASPVVDGLLKEMATVESELAKERQRFLDNHPSIKSLEEKKASLNQELKNLISQNVGQGVEISEGLFNNDGLKENQLEKFITLEIDKINQQRQLSSLYQTQQSYLERAQKLPSLEQKEKDLIRKVKAAQTTYETLLTSLQEVQLAENQQNGNAQIIELAKLPEKGSSGRIAFMLVGILLGLLLSNLSVILVEMQDRSLKTVAEIKNKFGYNVLGLVPKHEAEDNQGIIVHKQPDSFASEVYRMIQANLKFMSLEHPPQVILVTSSVPEEGKSTVSANLATAIAQLGKRVLLIDGDLRKPSQHHLWNLDNFVGLKDVISAQKPLSLAVSRPLEQLDLLTAGEVQSNPLALLDSEAMSELINQSRHKYDLILIDAPPLPVTADVLTLSKLVDGIVFISRPGVVEHESAELAQETLANSNKKVLGMVINGINSKEFDRYSYYAKYAKGYFPSQSKQNNAVNNNHSQARV